One genomic region from Pseudomonas hormoni encodes:
- a CDS encoding DUF4406 domain-containing protein has product MPTENRKPDLRTIVTESLIGMIAAVTRLVPPANEPPPPFIQGPIDRAVDRIRAVIAPGVTLATARAKRVYVAGPMTGIKDFNYPAFNVMADRLRAHGYEVENPADHGIVEGAQWTDYMSYNLTRLGLCGVIALLPGWERSEGAKLEVQIAHRLGMTVVNAHDLVSMETGQSANWP; this is encoded by the coding sequence ATGCCCACAGAAAACCGCAAGCCGGATCTCCGAACCATCGTGACCGAGTCGCTGATCGGCATGATCGCAGCGGTTACCCGACTGGTGCCGCCGGCGAACGAGCCACCGCCGCCTTTCATTCAAGGCCCGATTGACCGTGCGGTAGACCGCATTCGGGCAGTCATCGCCCCGGGCGTGACGCTCGCCACCGCCCGCGCAAAACGCGTTTACGTCGCGGGGCCAATGACTGGGATCAAGGACTTCAATTACCCGGCCTTCAACGTCATGGCTGACCGGCTGCGGGCCCATGGTTACGAAGTCGAGAACCCCGCAGACCACGGCATCGTCGAAGGTGCGCAATGGACTGACTACATGTCCTACAACCTGACTCGCCTAGGGCTGTGCGGCGTGATCGCCCTGCTGCCCGGATGGGAAAGATCGGAGGGCGCGAAGCTCGAAGTTCAAATCGCCCACCGCCTCGGCATGACGGTTGTGAATGCCCATGATCTGGTATCGATGGAAACTGGTCAGTCGGCAAATTGGCCGTAG
- a CDS encoding DNA cytosine methyltransferase, with product MSAHQKLPQFIHDQPSMGLPFEKELVVDLFAGGGGASTGIARAYREPDVAVNHNPIALAVHRANHPQTAHYVADVYEVCPRAATGGQPVAIIWASPDCRHHSKAKGGAPRDRGVRGLAWVVIRWCFVTKTRLLFLENVEEFCDWGPIDDEGQPIKAERGRTFQAFIAALSTGLPADHPDMVEIMQAIGEFVPMEALVRGLGYNVEWRERIAANAGTPTIRKRLYLVARSDGKPIVWPAPKRHKVPTAKQQPWRTAAECINWSNLGRTIFREKPMAENTMRRVAKGCWRHVLTSAKPFIVPMRGTSESHTSTHGVDEALSTISAGGTHHALVQPVAAPFLTECANGSSQRNFDVQEPLRTQVAQVKGGHFALAAANMVTLRKGSVGADVDNPLGVVATSTGHHAVSAAFFEQANGGFYDGDGRAADSPLSTICQSGANQRLANAYLVKYYGNEKDGISLTEPMHTLPTKDRVALVEVVQVPDTLTTEQMEGARRCAAFMHEYLPEHFKDPAEMVMVGGYVLVDITLRMLQPPELKAAQGFDRGYIIDRGLFVDPVTGAEEWRDINKTDQVRLIGNSVCPDEAEALVAANAADIIELYQRLAA from the coding sequence ATGTCCGCACACCAGAAATTGCCCCAGTTCATCCATGATCAGCCAAGTATGGGCCTGCCGTTCGAAAAGGAACTGGTGGTGGACCTGTTCGCCGGCGGCGGTGGCGCCAGCACCGGCATCGCCCGTGCGTACCGGGAGCCGGATGTAGCGGTAAACCACAACCCGATCGCCCTGGCCGTGCACCGCGCCAACCACCCGCAAACGGCTCACTATGTGGCCGACGTGTATGAGGTGTGCCCTCGAGCAGCAACCGGCGGGCAGCCGGTGGCGATCATCTGGGCATCGCCTGACTGCCGCCATCACAGCAAGGCGAAGGGCGGCGCGCCGCGCGATCGAGGCGTTCGCGGCCTGGCATGGGTAGTGATCCGCTGGTGTTTCGTCACCAAGACGCGGTTGCTCTTCTTGGAGAACGTCGAAGAGTTCTGCGACTGGGGACCGATCGACGACGAAGGCCAACCGATCAAGGCCGAACGTGGGCGAACCTTCCAGGCATTCATTGCAGCCCTCAGCACTGGGCTTCCCGCCGATCACCCGGACATGGTCGAGATCATGCAGGCCATCGGGGAGTTCGTGCCGATGGAAGCACTGGTGCGTGGTCTTGGCTACAACGTCGAATGGCGCGAACGCATCGCCGCCAACGCCGGCACCCCAACCATCCGGAAGCGCCTCTACCTGGTGGCCCGAAGCGACGGTAAGCCGATCGTCTGGCCAGCGCCGAAACGCCACAAGGTGCCGACCGCTAAACAGCAACCCTGGCGCACCGCCGCGGAGTGCATCAACTGGAGCAACCTCGGCCGCACCATATTTCGCGAGAAGCCTATGGCAGAGAACACCATGCGCCGCGTTGCCAAAGGCTGCTGGCGTCACGTGCTGACCAGCGCGAAGCCTTTCATTGTCCCGATGCGCGGCACGTCGGAATCACACACCAGCACCCACGGCGTGGACGAAGCACTGTCGACCATCAGCGCCGGCGGCACACATCACGCGTTGGTGCAGCCAGTCGCAGCGCCCTTCCTCACCGAGTGCGCGAACGGCTCTTCGCAGCGTAATTTCGATGTGCAGGAGCCACTGCGGACTCAGGTCGCCCAGGTCAAGGGCGGCCACTTCGCCCTGGCCGCGGCGAATATGGTCACCCTACGCAAAGGATCGGTCGGGGCCGATGTCGACAACCCGCTCGGCGTGGTCGCAACCAGCACGGGGCACCATGCGGTATCTGCGGCGTTCTTCGAGCAGGCAAACGGCGGGTTCTACGACGGTGATGGCCGCGCTGCCGACTCGCCGCTCTCGACAATCTGCCAGTCCGGCGCCAATCAGCGGTTGGCCAACGCTTACCTGGTGAAGTATTACGGCAACGAGAAGGACGGCATTTCGCTCACCGAGCCGATGCACACGCTGCCAACGAAAGACCGCGTGGCGCTTGTCGAGGTTGTGCAGGTGCCGGACACGCTTACGACGGAGCAGATGGAAGGCGCCCGCCGCTGTGCCGCCTTCATGCATGAGTATCTGCCGGAGCACTTCAAAGACCCGGCTGAAATGGTGATGGTCGGCGGCTATGTCCTGGTGGATATCACTCTGCGAATGCTGCAACCGCCTGAGTTGAAAGCGGCGCAGGGCTTCGACCGGGGTTACATCATCGACCGCGGGCTGTTCGTCGATCCGGTAACCGGCGCTGAGGAATGGCGCGACATCAACAAAACTGACCAGGTTCGACTAATCGGCAACAGCGTCTGTCCGGATGAGGCGGAAGCCTTGGTCGCAGCAAACGCCGCAGACATCATCGAGCTCTATCAACGCCTCGCGGCCTGA
- the yejK gene encoding nucleoid-associated protein YejK translates to MPVLHSIIHKIDKKPDGTPAILHFGNAELIGSQARDDLMSQFNESYNAKTSKAWGFFHAESGAFPLSGWLSKYLAGPDDFMTFSNNAVEHLTRLMEESNLSVGGNALFCHYQQGLTEYLTIALLQETEAVTMTEELHLMTVKRLDLDHIRLAARINVSEWQNNPQSRQYISYLKGKQGRRLNEYFRDFIGAQEGLDGPGETRTLLKAFSDFVESEDLGEDAAREKTGTLVSYALSQAKLGEPITLDELSEVLDDDQPLAFAEFVQGKDYGLSASIPPDRKTLNKFRRFTGRAEGLSISFEQHLLGSRIEFDEAGGTLTLRGLPTQLTEQLKRAAA, encoded by the coding sequence ATGCCTGTTCTCCACAGCATCATCCACAAGATTGACAAGAAGCCCGACGGCACCCCGGCCATTCTACATTTTGGTAACGCTGAGCTGATCGGAAGCCAGGCTCGTGACGACCTGATGAGCCAGTTCAACGAAAGCTACAACGCCAAGACTAGTAAAGCCTGGGGTTTCTTTCACGCCGAATCTGGCGCCTTCCCACTCAGTGGCTGGCTCAGCAAGTACTTGGCTGGACCCGATGATTTCATGACTTTCAGCAACAACGCCGTTGAGCACCTGACCAGGCTGATGGAAGAGTCAAACTTATCGGTCGGTGGCAACGCGCTGTTCTGCCATTACCAGCAAGGCCTGACCGAATACCTGACCATCGCCCTGCTGCAGGAAACCGAAGCGGTGACCATGACCGAAGAGCTGCACTTGATGACGGTGAAGCGCCTGGACCTGGACCATATACGCCTAGCGGCGCGCATCAACGTCAGCGAGTGGCAGAACAACCCTCAGTCGCGCCAGTACATCTCATACCTCAAGGGCAAGCAGGGCCGTAGGCTCAACGAGTACTTCCGCGACTTCATCGGCGCGCAGGAGGGCCTCGACGGCCCGGGAGAAACCCGCACCCTGCTGAAGGCGTTCAGTGATTTTGTTGAAAGCGAAGACCTGGGCGAAGATGCGGCCCGCGAGAAGACCGGCACGCTGGTCAGCTACGCCTTGTCCCAGGCCAAACTGGGCGAGCCGATCACGCTCGACGAACTGTCCGAAGTACTCGACGACGACCAGCCACTGGCGTTCGCTGAGTTCGTTCAGGGCAAGGACTACGGTCTTTCGGCGTCGATCCCGCCGGACAGGAAAACACTGAACAAATTCCGGCGCTTCACCGGCCGCGCCGAAGGTCTGTCGATCAGCTTCGAGCAGCACCTGCTGGGCTCCAGGATCGAGTTCGACGAGGCCGGCGGCACACTGACCTTGCGCGGCCTGCCAACGCAGCTCACCGAGCAATTGAAGCGCGCCGCTGCTTGA
- a CDS encoding single-stranded DNA-binding protein codes for MPTLTDVGRIGRDAELRYTPGGDAVINLALACEYGRKVEGKRPTQWVDATLWGKQAEAMAPYLLKGQQIHFTMDDAHIETYSKTGGGEGYKLTGKIIVIKFAGSPPQAASPPAQQARPQQARQQAAARPAQNQQGTNGPDYDSFDDDIPFAPHHHLNGA; via the coding sequence ATGCCAACACTTACCGACGTCGGCCGCATTGGCCGTGACGCTGAGCTGCGCTACACCCCAGGCGGTGACGCCGTGATCAACCTGGCGCTGGCCTGCGAGTACGGCCGCAAGGTCGAGGGCAAGCGGCCAACCCAGTGGGTCGATGCCACGCTCTGGGGCAAGCAGGCCGAGGCCATGGCGCCCTATCTACTCAAGGGCCAGCAGATCCATTTCACCATGGACGATGCCCACATCGAAACCTACTCCAAGACTGGTGGCGGTGAGGGCTACAAGCTGACAGGCAAGATCATCGTGATCAAGTTCGCCGGCTCCCCGCCGCAGGCTGCCAGCCCGCCGGCACAGCAGGCCAGGCCTCAGCAAGCACGTCAGCAAGCGGCCGCTCGCCCAGCTCAAAATCAGCAGGGTACGAACGGGCCGGACTACGACAGTTTCGACGATGACATCCCCTTTGCCCCACACCATCACCTGAACGGTGCCTGA
- a CDS encoding lambda exonuclease family protein, producing the protein MQIISNVEQGTQEWLDLRLGIVTCSELDSLLVNGKGEAGFGAGAFTYMNTLIGERITGEAADPFQGNRHTERGHEYEGVARGLYQSQVDVTTNQVGIILNHGIGYSPDSLIGDDGLCEIKTKLPKFQVEVILSGEIPKEHVAQCQGGLWVSDREWIDFVSYWPGMKLFVKRAYRDEVMIRKMSERVKTFYEILDERMNRVLGIAA; encoded by the coding sequence ATGCAAATCATCAGTAACGTGGAGCAAGGCACCCAAGAATGGCTGGATCTGCGCCTGGGCATCGTGACCTGCTCGGAGCTGGACAGCTTGCTGGTCAACGGCAAAGGCGAAGCTGGCTTCGGCGCCGGCGCATTCACCTACATGAACACGCTGATCGGTGAACGCATCACCGGCGAGGCTGCCGATCCATTCCAAGGCAACCGGCATACCGAGCGCGGCCATGAGTACGAAGGCGTGGCCCGCGGCCTGTACCAGTCGCAGGTTGATGTCACGACCAACCAGGTCGGGATTATCTTGAATCACGGAATCGGCTACTCGCCTGATTCACTTATCGGCGACGACGGGCTCTGCGAGATCAAAACCAAACTGCCGAAGTTTCAGGTTGAGGTGATCCTATCCGGCGAGATTCCAAAGGAACACGTCGCGCAGTGCCAGGGTGGTTTGTGGGTGTCGGATCGTGAGTGGATCGACTTTGTCAGCTACTGGCCCGGTATGAAGCTGTTCGTGAAACGCGCCTACCGCGACGAGGTGATGATTCGCAAGATGAGTGAACGCGTCAAAACCTTCTACGAAATCCTCGACGAGCGCATGAACCGCGTCCTCGGCATCGCAGCTTAA
- a CDS encoding ERF family protein, translating into MSNLAVTDKVEHLPTLQTESATIMSIIQQVAMSPGADIDKMERLMAMHERFQAQQAKQQYDDALAQLQEEMPVIGERGGIKDKSGRIQSTYALWEDVNEMIKPVMAKYGFAITFRTPRNERGIEVEGVLSHRAGHREVTSIVLPVDASGSKNGVQAVASSVSYGKRYTAGLLLNITTTGEDDDGNGPAAQVTPRVTSAQAAQIAMLLEKCSDKAKSAFAGIHGTPTAVEKSVFDQVLAMLTKSAAQNTKITEGKDDANHQ; encoded by the coding sequence ATGAGCAATCTTGCAGTGACAGATAAGGTCGAGCACTTGCCGACCTTACAAACCGAATCCGCGACGATTATGTCGATCATTCAGCAGGTGGCCATGTCTCCAGGCGCCGACATCGACAAGATGGAACGCCTGATGGCGATGCACGAACGCTTCCAGGCGCAGCAGGCTAAGCAGCAGTACGACGATGCCCTGGCCCAGTTGCAGGAAGAGATGCCGGTGATCGGCGAGCGCGGCGGCATCAAGGACAAGAGCGGTCGCATCCAGAGCACCTACGCGCTTTGGGAAGACGTCAACGAAATGATCAAGCCGGTGATGGCGAAGTACGGTTTTGCCATCACATTCCGCACCCCGCGCAACGAGCGCGGCATCGAAGTCGAAGGTGTACTTAGCCACCGCGCCGGACACCGCGAGGTTACATCAATCGTTCTGCCGGTCGATGCCTCAGGCAGCAAGAACGGCGTACAGGCAGTCGCCTCCAGCGTCAGCTACGGCAAGCGGTACACCGCGGGCCTTCTGCTGAACATCACCACCACTGGCGAAGACGACGACGGCAACGGCCCGGCCGCACAGGTAACGCCGCGAGTCACATCCGCTCAGGCCGCGCAAATCGCGATGCTGCTGGAAAAGTGCAGCGACAAAGCGAAGTCAGCGTTTGCAGGAATTCACGGCACACCGACCGCTGTCGAAAAGTCCGTGTTCGACCAGGTGCTGGCGATGCTCACGAAGTCGGCAGCCCAAAACACCAAAATCACCGAGGGGAAAGACGATGCAAATCATCAGTAA
- a CDS encoding helix-turn-helix domain-containing protein translates to MRTKNPYLLSWLKTATDIEVAATGTSRAYLRLIAYGHKTASAEIAARTELATRGAVTRKALRPEDWSRIWPELSAA, encoded by the coding sequence ATGCGGACCAAAAACCCTTACCTGCTGAGCTGGCTGAAAACGGCGACAGATATTGAGGTGGCTGCGACCGGGACAAGTCGTGCGTATCTGCGACTCATCGCCTACGGACATAAGACGGCGTCCGCCGAAATCGCAGCTCGAACAGAGCTGGCAACCAGGGGCGCTGTAACCCGAAAGGCTCTGCGCCCAGAAGACTGGAGCCGAATCTGGCCGGAGCTTTCTGCCGCCTAA